Proteins found in one Drosophila busckii strain San Diego stock center, stock number 13000-0081.31 chromosome 2R, ASM1175060v1, whole genome shotgun sequence genomic segment:
- the LOC108601848 gene encoding protein distal antenna, whose translation MNIRMGTKGKRPLRSLTPRDKIHAIQRIHDGESKASVARDIGVPESTLRGWCKNEDKLRFMSRQSAADKMCADALADKLEVSNGLLGPPEKRQRLDNSLPLNFSSKINFDELAFKRSPINGLDYSTNKTHSDMTYNGLPVDYVNFNGAVKGKVFGADISRPGPADPSLNAISPLSSLTHLSGLTGISQSPLAVSFNELTSNLNLLAQLNPSLAAMSGLNSFAATANSLRNNKLSTELPMQLQSPRSENGEREREHNSGLTVKNWAKQKPGGATPTATDLSSGAGDLKSMKSTSPSLAPSLVGCMAPLSSLPDDPLLYWLKSQQAMLGLNSLYPPPVALGVPSPPIRSSTPQHQISQFANTPPMTSASLTPSSTPSGSLDDKNAAWYNWCKAFGASLHSLNPNAATLAALQANPQLQQSSAAESSSREGDSEKTPYDNILYSQLTKAASPAPSLRSQSSNDRHQAAGLQDPEADNNIDGYGGDGNGKPEDLSARSVKTAGSSNPSISASPANNSRDHSPEPASSGQRSESNGANNVGEDCKSVLNNIIYKIGGLSSATPMGGEMGSCESDASFTSDSQIHNNNDVSASNNNNNSNKTDEEERVKCLDIEEVVAIRHGEKFLQWLESCSNPRVTAVQLMQLRFLLAAIKSNSEAQSQSHANRTLANRSTDRDSEDNSHEDTGRSKSRRRK comes from the coding sequence ATGAATATACGCATGGGTACCAAGGGCAAGCGACCTCTGCGCAGCTTGACCCCTCGCGACAAGATCCATGCCATTCAGCGAATTCATGATGGCGAATCTAAGGCATCGGTGGCCCGTGATATCGGCGTGCCTGAGTCCACACTACGAGGCTGGTGCAAAAACGAAGACAAGCTCCGTTTTATGTCGCGACAATCAGCAGCGGATAAGATGTGCGCCGACGCCTTAGCAGATAAGCTGGAGGTGTCTAATGGGCTGCTGGGGCCACCGGAAAAGCGCCAGCGTCTGGATAACTCCTTACCTCTCAACTTTTCCAGCAAAATTAACTTTGATGAGCTTGCCTTCAAGCGCTCCCCGATAAACGGGTTAGACTACAGCACAAACAAGACGCACTCTGACATGACCTACAATGGATTGCCCGTCGACTATGTAAACTTCAACGGCGCAGTGAAGGGCAAAGTGTTTGGCGCCGACATCTCACGACCGGGTCCAGCAGATCCCTCCCTGAATGCCATAAGTCCGCTTTCTAGCCTAACACACCTGTCCGGCCTGACGGGCATATCGCAGTCTCCTTTAGCCGTTAGTTTTAATGAGCTGACCTCCAATCTCAACCTACTTGCGCAGCTGAATCCCAGCTTGGCGGCTATGTCTGGGCTGAATAGCTTTGCCGCCACAGCAAACTCGCTACGCAATAATAAGCTATCCACAGAATTACCGATGCAACTACAGAGTCCACGCAGTGAGAATGGTGAACGAGAGCGCGAACATAACTCAGGGCTCACTGTGAAAAACtgggcaaaacaaaaaccaggTGGAGCCACACCTACAGCAACAGATCTCAGCAGTGGAGCTGGCGACTTAAAAAGCATGAAGAGTACAAGTCCTTCGCTGGCGCCCTCGCTAGTGGGTTGCATGGCACCGCTCTCCAGCCTACCTGACGATCCTCTGCTCTACTGGCTGAAGTCACAGCAAGCAATGCTTGGATTAAATAGCTTGTATCCTCCACCTGTGGCCTTGGGTGTACCAAGTCCGCCCATACGCTCGTCCACACCACAACATCAGATTAGCCAATTTGCAAACACGCCCCCTATGACATCAGCATCGCTTACACCATCGTCCACGCCGTCCGGCAGTCTGGACGACAAAAATGCGGCGTGGTACAACTGGTGTAAGGCTTTTGGTGCCAGTCTCCACTCACTCAATCCAAACGCAGCCACCTTAGCCGCTCTCCAAGCTAACCCTCAGCTACAACAAAGCTCAGCCGCTGAGAGTTCCAGCAGAGAAGGCGACAGCGAAAAGACACCCTACGACAATATTTTATACTCCCAGCTTACCAAAGCCGCGTCCCCTGCGCCCTCGCTACGCAGTCAATCTTCAAACGATCGACACCAGGCAGCAGGCTTGCAGGATCCAGAGGCAGACAACAATATCGATGGCTATGGTGGCGATGGCAATGGTAAGCCTGAAGACTTGTCGGCCAGATCAGTGAAAACAGCTGGCAGCTCCAATCCCAGCATCAGTGCCAGTCCGGCTAATAATAGCCGCGATCACAGTCCAGAGCCAGCGAGTAGTGGGCAGCGGTCAGAGAGCAACGGGGCGAATAATGTGGGGGAAGATTGCAAGAGTGTGCTCAACAATATCATATATAAGATCGGTGGCTTGAGCTCGGCCACGCCCATGGGCGGTGAAATGGGAAGCTGCGAGTCAGATGCTAGCTTCACCAGTGATAGCCAAATACATAACAACAACGATgtcagcgccagcaacaacaataacaattcgAACAAAACTGATGAGGAGGAGCGCGTCAAGTGCCTGGATATAGAGGAGGTGGTTGCCATCAGGCACGGCGAAAAGTTCCTGCAATGGCttgaaagctgcagcaatcCCCGCGTTACCGCTGTGCAGCTTATGCAGCTCAGATTCCTGCTTGCCGCCATAAAGTCAAACAGTGAGGCACAGTCTCAAAGTCACGCTAATAGGACGTTAGCCAATAGATCGACAGATAGGGATAGCGAGGACAATTCGCACGAGGACACGGGTAGAAGCAAGAGCCGTCGTCGTAAATAG